From one Acidobacteriota bacterium genomic stretch:
- a CDS encoding carboxypeptidase regulatory-like domain-containing protein, giving the protein MRRAVLALLFLLSSTGLIFAQAVDRQQITGTVTDSTGAAVPQADIVVTNQATGVTRTLKSNADGNYTVLNVPVGVYTITTAVPGFKKFVLAGVHVDIGGKPEVPIQLSVGQASESVEVQAGVVAIQTTSAEIGGVITSQEATQIQLNGRNYIQLLTLQPGVSQTIASGFALFGTYGVSGSSQSVNGIRTDSANYFIDGVDNKDNGGGGNNFVNISPDSLQQFRNVASSYDASYGGTSGATVSVAIKSGGRDFHGSAYEYIRNDAIQAYPFRALSSYPPPGLPATIVKPPLRYNDFGYTIGGPIWIPGVFNQNREKLFFFAAQEFKRLRTSTQTNVTVPRPSDIAALPSTATGRALAASILTDPSGNYSYLSLGNNNQSEYLVKIDYNMNEKNTISGHFVHDNTLNVGSPTNYIIFDRTIPGLTSALSWTHTFNSKTVNTATASYSGNIINEGGNIRANPQFVGRKINRSDYGLTYATLYNASPLIPQITISGYGNPSATPRSFDNYQRIYAMKDDFSRVIGNHSIKTGAYFWRARKNQTAPPALNGQFTFSNLANLMLGNFSQYTEGSNIPQIQARFLQFETYVQDDWTVNRRLTLNLGLRWQYMPPISSWPNNTAFFDPTRFDQSKAATIGSNGSITSNPSPFNGLVLPGTGFSDKAKQVVAPSVYNNPQVQALFQNLPPGIVQTVYNTFAPRVGFAYDLTGRQETVLHGGYGMSYERVEGNYIYGAASQLPFVAVASLASAGNVDSLGSIGTAATPTNIGNSAAMNLAPPRIHNYSFGVQQKLFNNTSVEVNYVGSRSTNLTYRKNLNQAAAGTEQANPTITQRNALRPYRGYGEIYQYTNGAHANYNSLQARMQTRFSNGGLATVSYTWAKSLTMGSTFDYQPQDSTNLAADYGPANYTQPKIFVASYVYPIPFWQHEHEWYKQVIGGWQLSGITRISSGIPINVVQPSAQSVAGNLVTTNNVPQRPNLVGNPYAHTGDGKQYLNYAAFQVPAPGTYGNLGYDAIRGPLFNNWDVALQKNITIHEQIGAEFRAEMFNAPNHLSPFTIGNTLGSAGTDGTYQPNYIGGLFKNPFGQVTAATDPRTMEFVLRLHF; this is encoded by the coding sequence ATGCGGCGTGCAGTTTTAGCTCTTCTCTTTTTGCTCTCATCGACAGGCCTGATCTTCGCTCAGGCAGTAGACAGGCAGCAGATCACAGGCACCGTCACCGATTCAACTGGGGCCGCCGTGCCGCAGGCCGATATCGTCGTCACCAACCAGGCCACCGGCGTCACCCGGACGCTGAAGTCGAATGCGGACGGCAACTATACGGTCCTCAACGTTCCGGTAGGCGTCTACACCATTACGACAGCGGTTCCCGGCTTCAAAAAATTTGTCCTTGCAGGGGTCCACGTCGATATCGGCGGCAAGCCTGAGGTCCCCATACAGCTCTCCGTCGGCCAGGCCAGCGAATCCGTCGAAGTGCAGGCAGGCGTGGTTGCCATCCAGACCACCAGCGCCGAGATCGGCGGCGTCATCACCAGTCAGGAGGCCACGCAGATCCAGTTGAACGGCCGCAACTACATTCAACTCCTGACGCTGCAGCCTGGTGTCTCGCAAACGATCGCCAGCGGCTTCGCTCTCTTCGGCACCTATGGCGTGAGCGGAAGCTCGCAGTCGGTCAATGGTATCCGCACAGATTCGGCAAACTACTTCATTGACGGCGTCGACAACAAGGACAACGGCGGTGGCGGCAACAACTTCGTCAACATCTCGCCGGACTCGTTGCAGCAGTTCCGTAACGTCGCCTCCAGCTACGACGCCAGCTACGGCGGCACCTCGGGTGCGACCGTCTCTGTCGCCATCAAGAGCGGTGGACGCGACTTCCATGGCAGCGCCTACGAATACATCCGCAACGATGCGATTCAGGCATACCCGTTCCGGGCCCTCAGCAGCTATCCACCACCCGGATTGCCCGCAACGATCGTAAAGCCCCCCTTGAGATATAACGACTTCGGGTACACCATCGGTGGTCCCATCTGGATTCCTGGGGTCTTCAACCAGAACCGTGAAAAGCTCTTCTTCTTTGCCGCCCAGGAGTTCAAACGTCTGCGCACTTCTACACAAACGAACGTGACGGTTCCGAGACCGTCGGACATTGCAGCCCTTCCGTCAACCGCAACTGGCCGTGCTTTGGCAGCATCAATCTTGACCGACCCGAGCGGCAACTACTCCTACCTGAGCCTGGGGAACAACAACCAGTCCGAGTACCTGGTCAAGATTGACTACAACATGAATGAGAAGAACACGATCAGCGGACACTTCGTGCATGACAACACGTTGAATGTCGGCAGTCCGACCAACTACATCATCTTCGACCGGACGATCCCCGGCCTTACAAGTGCCCTGTCCTGGACACACACCTTCAACTCCAAGACCGTGAACACCGCGACGGCCTCCTACTCTGGAAACATCATCAACGAGGGCGGAAACATCCGTGCAAACCCACAATTCGTAGGCAGGAAGATCAACCGTTCCGACTACGGCCTGACCTACGCGACCTTGTATAACGCTTCGCCGCTCATCCCACAGATAACGATCTCGGGCTACGGCAATCCTTCAGCGACGCCGAGATCGTTCGATAACTACCAGCGCATTTACGCCATGAAAGACGATTTCTCCCGCGTCATTGGCAATCACTCCATCAAGACAGGAGCGTACTTCTGGCGCGCGCGCAAAAACCAGACTGCTCCGCCTGCTTTGAATGGTCAATTCACATTCAGCAATCTGGCAAACCTTATGCTGGGTAACTTCTCCCAATACACCGAGGGCAGCAACATCCCGCAGATTCAAGCTCGTTTCCTTCAGTTCGAAACCTACGTGCAGGACGACTGGACCGTAAACCGTCGGTTGACCCTCAATCTGGGGTTGCGCTGGCAGTACATGCCGCCGATCTCAAGTTGGCCGAACAATACGGCCTTCTTCGATCCAACGCGGTTCGATCAATCGAAGGCCGCGACGATCGGCTCAAACGGATCCATCACCTCCAACCCATCGCCGTTCAATGGCCTTGTACTGCCCGGTACTGGCTTCTCCGACAAGGCGAAGCAGGTCGTCGCTCCGTCTGTCTATAACAACCCACAGGTACAGGCACTGTTCCAGAATTTGCCCCCCGGCATCGTTCAGACCGTCTACAACACCTTCGCCCCCCGCGTTGGATTCGCCTATGACCTGACCGGACGACAGGAGACTGTGCTCCATGGCGGCTATGGCATGTCCTATGAACGCGTCGAGGGTAACTACATCTATGGCGCGGCTTCACAGTTGCCGTTCGTCGCAGTGGCTTCGCTCGCCAGTGCGGGTAATGTAGATAGTCTGGGCAGCATCGGCACTGCCGCTACACCAACTAACATCGGCAACTCAGCAGCTATGAACCTTGCGCCACCGCGGATTCACAACTACAGCTTCGGCGTGCAGCAGAAGCTGTTCAACAACACCTCAGTCGAGGTGAACTATGTAGGCTCGCGTTCCACCAACCTCACCTATCGCAAGAACCTGAACCAGGCGGCGGCAGGCACCGAGCAGGCGAACCCGACGATCACGCAACGCAACGCCCTTCGCCCCTACCGTGGCTATGGCGAAATCTACCAGTACACAAACGGAGCGCATGCTAACTACAACTCGCTGCAGGCGCGCATGCAGACCCGCTTCAGCAACGGCGGCCTCGCTACGGTGTCCTACACGTGGGCAAAGTCGTTGACCATGGGCTCTACCTTCGATTATCAGCCGCAGGACAGCACCAACCTCGCCGCTGATTACGGTCCAGCCAACTATACCCAACCAAAGATATTCGTAGCCAGCTATGTCTATCCCATTCCATTCTGGCAGCATGAGCACGAATGGTATAAGCAGGTTATCGGTGGCTGGCAACTCTCAGGTATCACTCGTATATCGAGTGGCATTCCGATCAACGTTGTTCAACCCTCCGCCCAGTCGGTCGCCGGTAACCTGGTTACAACAAACAATGTTCCACAACGCCCGAACCTGGTCGGCAATCCCTATGCCCACACCGGCGACGGCAAGCAGTATCTGAACTATGCGGCCTTCCAGGTACCTGCACCTGGCACATACGGAAATCTTGGTTACGACGCGATTCGGGGACCTCTATTCAACAACTGGGACGTGGCGTTGCAAAAGAACATCACCATTCACGAACAGATCGGGGCGGAGTTCCGAGCAGAAATGTTCAACGCTCCCAATCACCTGTCACCCTTCACTATCGGTAATACGCTCGGTTCCGCAGGGACCGACGGTACCTATCAACCCAACTACATAGGCGGATTATTCAAGAACCCCTTCGGTCAGGTGACGGCTGCAACCGATCCGCGCACCATGGAGTTCGTTCTCCGGCTCCACTTC